AGCAACAAAGACCGTTACTAATAAGATAGAAAAGAGCTATCATCCTCGGATGACAGTCCCTTTACCTTTAAAGACAGAAGCGCATCCAACCCTGTTCTTTTGGCAGCAAAACGGCGGATGTTCTTAGTCTTTGTTGGTCATATCACATATATTTCTGTGGCAGGAGAATATGAGGTTTGCCCACTCAGGCTCATGTCGGCAGTGTAAAGGCTTGATGAGATCGGAGATTCTCATTGGGGGAATTTGGATATCTTAATCTTATCTTCTGAGTGGCCTCCGCCTGATGGTTCCTTCCATGGCTTATGGCTGTTCTTGGTGGTAAGTTTTTCATTTCATCTTGTTTTCCGGGTCTTTGATCTCGTAATTCTTCCTTTGCAGTTCTGGGAGTACATTTCTATTGCTGTGCCCGTAGTTTACAGTTTACTATTCAATGTCTGTGTATTTCCGATTGGATTGTTCTCTGGAAGAGTTCTGGAGTGAGGGTAGTTCATGTTGATTTGGAGATAGAGATGACGGAGGAAGAGTATAGTGTCCCAGAGCCTTGAGATCTTTTGGTGGAGAGAGAATGGATATGATATGCCAATTACTACTCTGCGTATCTGATGTGTGCTTCGGAGTATTGGAATGCTGATCAGAGGCGGGCGACGGTAGCGTAACAGCCAGGTTAGGCGCTCCAGCAGCTCTAGGAGTTCCCGTTCTCGCTTTTCTTGATCTTCCAAGCTTGAAGCTCTCCAGCTTTGAGAAAGGAGAGACAGCCATTTGATACATGACAATGGAGAATAGTACTATACTTATACTACTGCTTTCTTTTATGTTTCCTATGCAGCTAATAAGCTATGAATGATGATATGTGATGCATGCTTTGACTTCTAAGGCTTGACAGGTATTTTTGGTCGATTTCCAGTTGACTGCCTCAACCTATCGATTAAGTGAGTTGGAGAAGAAAGTCTTATTATACTATTTATTTAGGTGCAAAGAGCATATGACACGAATTCCGTATAAGATAAATCGATTCCAACCTTGGCTCAGGAGCTTCCTTAAGCCATACTACCAATTGCACTGGATTCTCTGGTATCCAAGATATTCCTAAGAGCCTCTCAGTAGCAATCGGAATCTCACTCAATCTTTAGTTTCAATGCTAAATGGGAGCCTAGTTCAATGGAATAGTTCGAAGCGAGAGGTTGTGGGCAATGTACACTAAAGTGTCTTACCCTCTTGACCTTTGGTTAGGAAGGGGTTTCCCTTTTGGATCCCTATGTTAAAGGGGCCCTTTTACGTAGAGAACTTAAACCTAAGCAGTTGAGACTTCCTCCAGATGAAGTCCATCTTGGCCCTGGGGCCGTGGACTTCTTGGAATGGTCAATTCTGCGAAGGTATGTACATACCTGGTTAGAGTATCTCGCCTGGTATGCTCAGCAATCAGTTCACCCTCTATTGAATCTTGGTTTGATGGTCCAGACCTCTTGGAAGATTAAGGATGAAGATCCTCAACTCAAGAGATTTGGACTATTGTGGAAAATCTTTGATCTTATTATTCAATACTTATTCAATACAAAATGAACAAGATCAACCCTCCCCGTGCAATTACTGACAAAAGTTGTATGGTTTTGGGGACCTGAATAAGTGGAGGGCTGACAGGCAAGGACTTCTTGGTCTGTGCTCGAGGTTGGTTAAGGCCTCGAGCACAGAAGGGGGTTGTGGTTCTAGGGGAATCCTTAGACCCAACCTCTTCCAAAGCCATTAGAAATAAGACTTTGGGCCTTACGGAGCGCCAACAAGTAGTAGGATACAGTCGTAGGAACTCGGACAAGAAGTTTTGAGACTACTTCTAGTCTCGCACCAATGTCCCTGTTCTTAGCGATGGGAAATGGGGGTCCGACCTACTTAGTAGTCCCTCGGTTTAAGGGAATACACCCCGCTCATCCTATTACCCTGGTTTCTTCCCTGTTGGAAGAAGGCTATCTCGGCACGAGGCCTTATAAATTGTAGATTTGCTTGGGTCCAGGGCTCCGCCGATGGCCAGATAGGCGAAGCGGTTCACCACTCTGCTTCCAGATTTCTTTTAGTAGACTAACCTATGAATATTCATTCAGAAATGAATGCCTCTTTCACAGCTAACCTCTTCATGCTGATATTTTCTGTTTCGTCGATAGCTTTTTCTAGAGGGAAAAGGAGCACTGCAATACTATAGTTCTCGTCCTGCCTTCCCAACAGGACAGACAGGTTTGCGACTTTCGGAGTTTAGCAGCCGGCTTTGATCGTTCTATTACCGGCGTTGGATCTATACACAGATAGGTCGTCCTATCCCAGCATTCCGCTTCTTGAATATAGACCAACGATAGCCGCCGTCTTGTGGTCTCTAGGAGAGTGACGGCAGCGGCGATACCGCTTGAAGTCCTTTCTGTGAACCCCGCCCCGATTGATTATAACTAGAGGTGGTCTCGACCCTTACTTAAGAGAAAAGTCCAATAGGGGAGCTGCTTGTGGACCTAAGAGGGAGCCCCTTGTTGGGGTCATGAAAAGAATCTCTCTGCGCTCCTGTTAGATGCCGCTTGCCCCTTTCCACTCCTTCACCTCTGGGACAGGCAGTTTCACTCAAAGCTGCTGGAACGAGAGCTCTTTTATCTCCGATTCCTTTCCGCCGAACTACCTTTCCTGAAAGAATAGCGGAACCGGGACTTCTTCATCTGAGCGTACTTCCATCAGCTTCAGGAAGTGCAGTTGAAGTAGAGTCGGTAAGCCCAGTTGTTGATGAATTAGACTTGTCCCCCGAATCTATGCCCGGGGCTAGCGCCAGTTCAGAGTCAGAGTCTTCCCCGTTGGCCAGTCAGAAGATGAGGCAGCGCCCTTTTTCCTATTTATTGACCGTCACCAAGCGGCTGATAGATCCTGGTCTATATCGTAGTCTCTGGTGGCCTCTTAGGAGTCTGATAAAGCTGCCCTCCCATCGGAAAAGACAAAGAAAGGACGGACTACACCTTTCTTTATCGATTGGCTTCATGTTCCGCTGCTTCCCACTCTGTCTTCTACTAATAAGATAAGAGTGGTGACCCCATATAGACATTCCTTTAAGGGAGGCTGTCTCCATACGGGAATGGTTTCTCCTTCCACCGAACTCTAAGCGCTAGTTTTTCCTAGTAAAGTAAATAGATTCCTTTTTTTGGCGACTAATCCGATCCGGCTAACCGGAACTGAACTTAAAGCAGGGGAAGAGGCATCAGCCGCAGAAAGTAATTGAATCGGGGAAGTTGCGAGTTTTCGCTATCCCCAGACAGAACTTTTCCTTCTTCAAGATAGCACTTACTGGGTGAAAGAAAGAATGAAACTGTTCAAGGAGAAAGCTTTGAATCACAAAGATCTATTCTAGAGAAAGAGACCCCTAGAAGGGAATCTTCCATGAGGGTCGTTGGATATGCATAAAGAAAGTAGGCTAAATCCAAGGTTGGCCTTTGACCCATCTCTTGTGGATCGGTATATCCCTTAGTCCATTACTGAATAAGTAATTAGTCAATTACATCATAAGGCTTAAAGAAAGGGGAGGTTTCATAGCTCTAGCTTGCTGCGTCAACTGGCCCTTCGTCATCCTTTCTGTGAGGTAGCTTGTCTGGTTAATGGGGCTCTCTATTCAAAGATAGCGGTAAGAGATGATATTTACAAGGACGGGAAGCGGTATCGAACAAGAAGAGCTGGAAGCGAAGCACCCTTTGAAAAGCTTCTATCTGACAGGAGGAAGTACTCAACTAGTGAATGAAAGGAAAGATGACGCCCAGGCGAAGTCAACTTATTCAAGAGTCCTCTTTAATTCAGGTAACTAATGTTGCGCATCTATCTACCAGCAAAGACAGGTTAGAATGGTAATCTATGCTAGGAGTGCCCCTTACCTTAAACCTTAAGTAGCTCACTGAAGGAAGCGTGAAAGTAAGCAAGCAAAGTCTCAACCCGAAATCAATAGCCCGCAAGAAATAGAAAGGAGAAAGCCCATCTCTTTCCAGTAGTATGTAGCAAAACTTCCTTGAACTTCTATGGAGGGCTTAGTTAGCGCAGTTGAGTGGCGCTTGTTGAATACCTCTCTACGGCCTGTTCCAGGGAATGCTCTTGTCTATTTCTAACTAGTGGTGGAAAGAGAATGAGAAAGAGAGTCATGAAAGAGAATCGATTTCAAGTAGCAGTAGAAGTAGATTACGTAGTAGTGGTAGCTTGTGACCTCTCCTCTGAACCCTATTCTTTTCCACTAACATCTCGCCCGGTAGTAGTAGCTTCCTCCTCTCGCCGTCCCGCCCTTATAACAACTCTGGAACCCAAATCAGTCTTGCAGGAGTGGTAACCCCTGTAGTAAGACTCTTCGGCCTCGTAGTCAATCTACTGATGAGCCTTATCGCGGGAGCCTACTGAAGTTTCAAAAAAAGGAATTGAGAATCATCATAGGCTGTGTTTTAAGTGAAGGAGAGAGACAGGACTTGCTAGGAATTGAATCAATAGGCTCAGGGGCATGCCCCGTATCCGCTGCAAGAGAATCCGCTCTTTGACACATATATTAGACCGTAGCACAAGAGACGATTCGCTCTAGTCCCGTAACCAAGCGAAAGAGGATTCATGGACAGAAGCTGCGGGTAAACCCTCGGTTTGCCCTCAACTATATACGTTGATAGGGGATAACTTCTTTGCTAGCTACCAGCTAAAGGTGATACTATCTACAACTCCTGAAAGAAGGCCAAATAGTGTCTCATCCGACATTCCCTCTCTAAGGAATGCTTATTCAAACCATTTGTGGGAATTTGATCATTTTCTTCTTTATCTCTTTCTCCTTGCTGGAAGGCTGTTTATGAGCGGAAGGGAAGTAGAGGTAGAGGGTCCGAAGGAGAGAGGAGATCTCTGCTCTTATCGTTAATTAGGTATGCCTCCAGATCTGAATGTATACCCTAGGCCAAGGGGTGCGATCCCCCGAGCAGCTCTTCATACTATGGGGTTATAGTTTCTCCTTGACCTTTCGATTGAGGGTATTCAGCAGTGGGCCTACCTTAAGGTAGGAGGTGATTGAAAAAGGGGAAGCCGGTCCCCTTACATAGCCATAATAGTGACGTTTTTTCGAAGTAGCTGAACAATGGAATCGGCTGGTATAGAATCAGCTGCACATTAATCTTCCTCTATTCTATCAATTTCATTCTTTTTTATGTCCACATGTTTGCTTTAAAAAGGAAGTAAGGCCACCTCTTCAGTTTGAGAACCAGCTGGAACTTGGATTGCTGACTAATCTAACCACTTTGGAAGTTCACGGCGGAAAAAACCATTCCCGACATCTGGGGAGACTGCTACTTCCCACGAGTCTTTTTTGCAAAGGGGCAGGCAAACCATTCCTGAGCAAGCAAAGGGTTGACTTATTCATTTCTCAAGTAGGAGGGCGCCTTCGCTTCGTAAGGCAGAATTGGAACAAAGGCCGAAGCCCCTGGGAAGAAGAAAAAGATTTTATCCCGCATCGGAATATGCCCCCCTTTCCAAACTCCGCATCCTGATCGTTGGGGCAGAAGCTTCTCCATTCTCCGGGTAAGCAAGCCATGCTTTTGAGGATCAAAATGATGGTTAGTTCAATTAACCCAGCCTCAAGGACAGAAAGGGAGGGTAGGGTTTTTCCTTGATGAGGCGAAAAAGAAATTCCAGAGCCATAGCTATTCCGTGTGGAACAGAACTGGTCCTTACGGATCTCCAACTACCTGCCCCTATTCTGCAGTTGGTATTGGGAGGTTGCCTGGTCCGAGTGGGGATAGCATTTCTCAGAAAGAAAAGTCCAAAATTCTGACTTCCCTCTTAGGCGGGTATCGGGACAGCGAACCTCCTGCCAAGAGGCCGACGGTTGCTTGCTCCGTTAGGGACGGTTTATCATCAGGAAACTCCCAAGCTTGCCGATGAAGGAGGCCAATCCTCAGGAATTTGATTTCCACTTTTGGGAGAATCCGATTTCACGGCGGGCGCACCGGAGTTTTCTCAATCTCCGAAGCCCGCAGCGACAGGGGTCTCTGTGCGCTACTCAAATGCGTACTGAAGCTGAAACAAAGTGATTCCGTTCTGTCTCTCTTTTCTTTTCGGATTCCGAGGATGAAAGGCCAAACTAACCCAGTCGCTTTTTTTAGCGGCATCCCGAAAACGTCCGGGTCGAAATCCTCTGCTTGCTTCGTCCATGACACTCGCTAACCAACTGAGAGACCCAAAGAAGGGTTGCCCGCCCAGGAAAAGCTCGAGCGGGAAAGAAGCTTTTTGAATCTTCCTTGGGAATCCACACACACACAAACACTCTTTCCTTTTCCCAAAATGGATCAAACACCCTTTTCTTCTTTGTTCTTCACCCTTGAAGGTTTTGAAGATCCCTCAAGAACACCAAGAACACCCAAGAACAAGATGAACAACCCAAATTGAATCCCCCACTTTTCAATCCGGAATTCTCTCAAAACTTTAGAATGTTGTTCCCCTTGATGAAGAGAACACACCCCTCAGTCTTAAAACCAATTCCAAATCTACGATTACTAAACCCAAGTCCTTCTCCTTCACCACCTCCAACCCCCCTACGACTATCAGGATTCTACATATCGTCGACATGAACAATGATATTTTCTTTTACTTTGATTAGAGGTTGAGTTGGTTTAGCCAACAAACAACATGGGATTACTGAACCACGAACGTCGAAAGTCAAACTACGTTTATATAGAGAGGAAGCTCGTACTGCGCCAATCAAATGAGACGACGAGAGAAGTAGTCAAAAGAAAGGTCGTACTGCGTCGAAAGAGATTCGACGGTCGTACTGCGTCGAGATAGCTGAAGGAAGCTATTCAGAAGCTTACTGCTTCGACGGTTGAGCTAGTTCAATTGAAGCTAATGCTATGCTATGACGGGCTGCTCGCCTTTATACGGCTTGGCTTTGCTATCGCTCCTATGTAGTGGTCGGCCAGTAGTATTCCTACCATACAAGAATGCCTATTATATAGTGCTAGAAGCTTCGCCAGAAGGAGGATAGTGCTCCGTATGGCAAAGAAAGGTGGTTTTCTAACGACTGCACTGTATTTAAAACAGTGTAGTCTATCTCTGAAGAGATACTATGGGGTAACCCCATACGTGGAGAACGCACATCTGTGCCAGTGTCTCTGACGCGAACTGGACTACCTCGTATCATTCCAAAATTTCATCGAAGTCTTATTAGACAACGAGGAGATAGAGGGGATCAGGTAGTCAAGCTATACCTTTCATGGTTTGCTTTAGCAAAGATTGTAGAATTAGCCAAACC
This DNA window, taken from Capsicum annuum cultivar Jeju mitochondrion, complete genome, encodes the following:
- the orf114a gene encoding hypothetical protein — translated: MYQMAVSPFSKLESFKLGRSRKARTGTPRAAGAPNLAVTLPSPASDQHSNTPKHTSDTQSSNWHIISILSPPKDLKALGHYTLPPSSLSPNQHELPSLQNSSREQSNRKYTDIE